A stretch of the Sulfurimonas sp. HSL3-1 genome encodes the following:
- a CDS encoding HAMP domain-containing sensor histidine kinase, with product MKDNQYALKNAMLYTALITVILLAPLYVYTVYMKQIHGIQNELMLKQHAARVISAMEEYDENRESYFEYPRFKRIVSGLYDLHFKPVFTLIDFPMEHFAAGYHIDESRSAYLIIPLPRERYFGAEYLIVGNHLTYAPVYERVATILIAIVVLVFFLSLLVLQRFALPFKRVNQKLDNFIKDTVHEINTPLSIININIDLYNRKHPQSKYLQRIKAASKTLSNIYNDMEYLIKNKQIVFEYEEIDVSAFVRERILYFNEVAAMKGITIASEIDEGVFLHFNQTQLQRIIDNNISNAIKYSHENSIVEVALKRYDHRCELTFKDYGLGIENTEKIFERYYREETGKGGFGIGLNIVKAIMEETGITLEVSSVPQQGSTFTYVFPPHLCQNPAI from the coding sequence TTGAAAGATAATCAGTACGCCCTCAAAAACGCGATGCTCTACACGGCACTGATCACGGTGATCCTCCTCGCGCCGCTCTATGTCTACACCGTCTATATGAAACAGATCCACGGGATCCAGAACGAACTGATGCTCAAGCAGCACGCCGCCCGTGTCATCAGCGCCATGGAGGAGTACGACGAGAACCGTGAAAGCTATTTCGAGTACCCCCGCTTCAAGCGGATCGTCTCGGGGCTTTACGACCTGCACTTCAAACCGGTCTTCACCCTCATCGACTTTCCGATGGAACACTTTGCCGCCGGGTACCACATCGACGAAAGCCGCAGCGCCTACCTCATCATCCCCCTGCCGCGGGAGCGCTACTTCGGCGCGGAGTACCTCATCGTCGGCAACCACCTCACCTACGCACCCGTCTACGAACGCGTCGCGACGATCCTCATCGCCATCGTCGTCCTCGTCTTTTTTCTCTCGCTCCTGGTCCTGCAGCGTTTTGCCCTGCCCTTCAAGCGCGTCAACCAGAAACTGGATAACTTTATCAAAGATACCGTCCACGAGATCAACACGCCCCTCTCCATCATCAACATCAACATCGATCTCTATAACCGCAAGCATCCCCAGAGCAAATACCTGCAGCGCATCAAAGCCGCGTCGAAGACCCTCTCGAACATCTATAACGACATGGAGTACCTCATCAAGAACAAGCAGATCGTTTTCGAATACGAGGAGATCGACGTCAGCGCCTTCGTGCGCGAACGCATCCTCTATTTCAACGAGGTCGCCGCCATGAAAGGGATCACCATCGCCTCCGAGATCGATGAAGGGGTGTTCCTGCACTTCAACCAGACCCAGCTGCAGCGCATCATCGACAACAACATCTCCAACGCCATCAAGTACTCCCACGAGAACAGCATCGTCGAGGTCGCCCTGAAACGGTACGACCACCGCTGCGAACTGACCTTCAAGGATTACGGGCTGGGGATCGAGAACACCGAAAAGATCTTTGAACGCTACTACCGCGAGGAGACCGGCAAAGGCGGTTTCGGCATCGGGCTCAATATCGTCAAGGCGATCATGGAGGAGACGGGCATCACCCTGGAGGTCTCTTCCGTACCGCAACAAGGAAGCACATTTACCTACGTTTTCCCGCCCCATCTCTGCCAAAATCCTGCTATTTGA